One window of the Pseudomonas knackmussii B13 genome contains the following:
- the uvrB gene encoding excinuclease ABC subunit UvrB codes for MSSFQLDSRFKPAGDQPEAIRQMVEGLEAGLSHQTLLGVTGSGKTFSIANVIAQVQRPTMVLAPNKTLAAQLYGEFKTFFPNNAVEYFVSYYDYYQPEAYVPSSDTYIEKDSSINDHIEQMRLSATKALLEREDAIIVCTVSSIYGLGDPASYLKMVLHLDRGDRMDQRELLRRLTSLQYTRNDMDFARASFRVRGDVIDVFPAESDLEAIRVELFDDEVENISAFDPLTGEVIRKLPRFTFYPKSHYVTPRETLMEAVEQIKEELKVRLDYLRNNNKLVEAQRLEQRTRFDLEMILELGYCNGIENYSRYLSGRGPGEPPPTLYDYLPANSLLVIDESHVSVPQVGAMYKGDRSRKETLVEYGFRLPSALDNRPLRFEEWEAISPQTIFVSATPGPYEEQHAGRVIEQVVRPTGLVDPQIEVRPASTQVDDLLSEIRLRVAQEERVLVTTLTKRMAEDLTDYLGDHDVRVRYLHSDIDTVERMEIIRDLRTGAFDVLVGINLLREGLDMPEVSLVAILDADKEGFLRSERSLIQTIGRAARNLNGKAILYADNITGSMQRAMGETERRRNKQIAFNEKHGIVPKGVKKDIKDILEGATVPGAKGKRRGVAKVAEESGRYEGELRSPSEITKRIRQLEEKMYQLARDLEFESAAAVRDEIHKLRERLVEVG; via the coding sequence ATGTCGTCATTCCAGCTGGATTCGCGCTTCAAGCCCGCCGGTGATCAGCCGGAAGCCATCCGACAGATGGTGGAAGGGCTGGAAGCGGGGCTGTCGCACCAGACCCTGCTGGGGGTGACTGGCTCCGGCAAGACCTTCAGCATCGCCAACGTCATTGCCCAGGTGCAGCGGCCGACCATGGTCCTGGCGCCGAACAAGACGCTGGCTGCGCAGCTCTACGGCGAATTCAAGACCTTCTTCCCGAACAATGCGGTCGAGTACTTCGTTTCTTACTACGACTATTACCAGCCAGAAGCCTACGTACCGTCCTCCGATACCTATATCGAGAAGGATTCGTCGATCAATGACCACATCGAGCAGATGCGTCTGTCGGCGACCAAGGCATTGCTGGAGCGCGAGGACGCGATCATCGTTTGCACCGTGTCGTCCATTTACGGTCTGGGCGACCCGGCGTCCTACCTGAAGATGGTCCTGCACCTGGATCGCGGCGATCGGATGGACCAGCGTGAGCTGCTGCGCCGCCTGACCAGCCTGCAGTACACCCGCAACGACATGGACTTCGCCCGCGCCAGTTTCCGCGTGCGCGGCGACGTGATCGACGTCTTCCCGGCGGAATCCGACCTGGAGGCCATCCGCGTCGAGCTGTTCGACGACGAGGTGGAGAACATCTCCGCCTTCGATCCGCTGACCGGCGAAGTGATCCGCAAGTTGCCGCGCTTCACCTTCTATCCCAAGAGCCACTACGTGACCCCGCGCGAAACGCTGATGGAGGCGGTGGAGCAGATCAAGGAAGAGCTCAAGGTGCGCCTGGACTACCTGCGCAACAACAACAAGCTGGTCGAAGCGCAGCGCCTGGAGCAGCGCACCCGCTTCGACCTGGAGATGATTCTCGAGCTGGGCTACTGCAACGGCATCGAGAACTACTCGCGCTATCTCTCCGGGCGCGGTCCCGGCGAGCCGCCGCCGACCCTCTACGATTACCTGCCGGCCAACTCGCTGCTGGTGATCGACGAATCCCACGTCAGCGTTCCGCAGGTCGGCGCCATGTACAAAGGCGACCGCTCACGCAAGGAAACCCTGGTCGAGTACGGTTTCCGCCTGCCCTCGGCGCTGGACAACCGGCCGCTGCGTTTCGAGGAGTGGGAGGCGATCAGCCCGCAGACCATCTTCGTCTCGGCGACACCCGGCCCTTATGAAGAGCAGCATGCCGGGCGGGTGATCGAGCAGGTGGTGCGTCCGACTGGTCTGGTCGACCCGCAGATCGAGGTGCGCCCCGCGTCCACTCAGGTCGACGACCTGCTTTCGGAGATCCGCCTGCGCGTGGCCCAGGAGGAGCGCGTGCTGGTCACCACCCTGACCAAGCGCATGGCCGAGGACCTCACCGATTACCTGGGCGACCACGACGTGCGCGTGCGTTACCTGCACTCGGACATCGACACCGTCGAGCGCATGGAGATCATCCGCGACCTGCGCACCGGCGCCTTCGACGTGCTGGTCGGCATCAACCTGCTGCGCGAGGGGCTGGACATGCCCGAGGTGTCGCTGGTGGCGATCCTCGACGCGGACAAGGAAGGGTTCCTGCGTTCGGAGCGCTCGCTGATCCAGACCATCGGCCGCGCGGCGCGCAACCTCAATGGCAAGGCGATCCTCTACGCCGACAACATCACGGGTTCGATGCAACGCGCCATGGGTGAAACCGAGCGGCGCCGCAACAAGCAGATCGCCTTCAACGAGAAGCACGGCATCGTGCCCAAGGGCGTGAAGAAGGACATCAAGGACATCCTCGAAGGCGCCACAGTCCCAGGTGCCAAGGGCAAGCGTCGCGGCGTGGCCAAGGTGGCGGAGGAGAGTGGTCGCTACGAGGGCGAACTGCGCTCGCCGAGCGAGATCACCAAGCGCATCCGCCAGTTGGAGGAGAAGATGTACCAGTTGGCTCGCGATCTGGAGTTCGAATCCGCCGCGGCGGTGCGCGACGAAATCCACAAGCTGCGCGAGCGCCTGGTGGAGGTCGGCTGA
- a CDS encoding ComEA family DNA-binding protein, with the protein MRKISALLFVLLSTVSISGIAVSAPKTEAAQSAAATAVKPTGETVKPIGEVAKAVNINTANAETLQRELKGIGKVKAEAIVAYREQNGPFTSVDQLLEVKGVGKALMERNRAMLSLE; encoded by the coding sequence ATGCGCAAGATTTCAGCACTGCTGTTCGTTCTGCTGTCCACTGTTTCTATCTCCGGTATCGCCGTCAGCGCCCCTAAAACGGAGGCCGCACAATCTGCTGCGGCGACTGCGGTGAAACCGACAGGAGAGACGGTCAAGCCGATTGGCGAAGTAGCGAAGGCGGTGAATATCAACACTGCGAACGCAGAGACCCTGCAGCGCGAGCTCAAGGGCATTGGCAAGGTGAAGGCCGAGGCGATAGTGGCCTACCGCGAACAGAACGGCCCGTTCACTTCGGTCGATCAGCTGCTGGAAGTGAAGGGCGTGGGCAAGGCGCTCATGGAACGTAACCGTGCGATGCTGAGTCTCGAATAA
- a CDS encoding amino acid aminotransferase: MSLFSAVEMAPRDPILGLNEAFNADTRPGKINLGVGVYYNEEGRLPLLRAVQAAEKARIEAHAPRGYLPIEGIAAYDQGVQKLLFGADSELLAEGRVVTTQAVGGTGALKTGADFLKRLLPNATVAISDPSWENHRALFESAGFPVKNYRYYDAATHGVNRAGLLEDLNALPSQSIVVLHACCHNPTGVDLTMDDWKQVLDVLKAKGHVPFLDIAYQGFGDGIDEDAAAVRLFAKSGLNFFVSSSFSKSFSLYGERVGALSVVTNSREESARVLSQVKRVIRTNYSNPPTHGASVVAAVLNSPELRADWEAELGEMRGRIRAMREAMVQQLANLGAKRDFSFVAEQRGMFSYSGLTAEQVERLKNEFGIYAVSTGRICVAALNNGNLDTVTRAIAQVL, translated from the coding sequence ATGAGTCTGTTCTCCGCTGTCGAAATGGCCCCTCGCGACCCCATCCTGGGCCTGAACGAAGCTTTCAACGCCGATACCCGTCCGGGCAAGATCAACCTGGGCGTTGGTGTGTACTACAACGAGGAGGGTCGCCTCCCGTTGCTGCGCGCCGTGCAGGCCGCGGAGAAAGCCCGCATCGAGGCACATGCCCCGCGCGGCTACCTGCCGATCGAAGGCATCGCCGCCTACGACCAGGGCGTGCAGAAGCTGCTGTTCGGTGCTGACTCCGAACTGCTGGCCGAAGGCCGCGTGGTCACCACCCAGGCCGTCGGCGGCACTGGCGCTCTGAAAACCGGTGCCGACTTCCTCAAGCGCCTGCTCCCGAACGCCACCGTCGCCATCAGCGACCCGAGCTGGGAAAACCACCGCGCCCTGTTCGAATCCGCCGGCTTCCCGGTGAAGAACTACCGCTACTACGACGCCGCCACCCACGGCGTGAACCGTGCCGGCCTGCTGGAAGACCTGAACGCCCTGCCGTCGCAGTCGATCGTGGTCCTGCACGCCTGCTGCCATAACCCGACTGGCGTCGACCTGACCATGGACGACTGGAAACAGGTCCTGGACGTGCTCAAGGCCAAAGGCCACGTGCCCTTCCTAGACATCGCCTACCAGGGCTTCGGTGACGGCATCGACGAAGACGCCGCTGCGGTGCGCCTGTTCGCCAAGTCGGGGCTGAACTTCTTCGTGTCCAGCTCCTTCTCCAAGTCGTTCTCGCTGTACGGTGAGCGCGTCGGTGCGCTGTCGGTCGTGACCAACAGCCGCGAGGAGTCCGCGCGCGTCCTGTCCCAGGTCAAGCGCGTGATCCGCACCAACTACTCCAACCCGCCGACTCACGGCGCCAGCGTCGTTGCAGCCGTGCTGAACAGCCCGGAACTGCGTGCCGACTGGGAAGCGGAACTGGGTGAAATGCGCGGCCGCATCCGCGCCATGCGTGAAGCCATGGTCCAGCAGCTGGCCAACCTGGGCGCCAAGCGCGACTTCAGCTTTGTCGCCGAGCAGCGCGGCATGTTCTCCTACTCCGGCTTGACCGCCGAGCAGGTCGAGCGCCTGAAGAACGAGTTCGGCATCTACGCCGTCAGCACCGGTCGCATCTGCGTTGCCGCGCTGAACAACGGCAACCTGGACACCGTCACCCGCGCCATCGCCCAGGTCCTGTAA